The Patescibacteria group bacterium genome includes the window ACGCGGCCGTTGACCTGCGCGCCAGCCGCGACGGTCAGGACCTTGGCGCGGACGTCGCCATAGATGTGGGCCGTGGCTTCGAGTTCCAGTTTCTCGGCCACCACGATGTTGCCGCGGACTTCGCCCGCGACCGTGGCGCTCGCCGCGGACACATCAGCGTTGATGCGGGCCCGCTCGCCGACGCGGAGATTCTTCTCGGTCTTCAGGCTCCCCTCGACGACGCCTTCGATGAGCACATTGCCCTGGCTCACGAATTCGCCCTCGACTTTGACGGAGGCGGCTATCACTGTTTCGGCTTCGTTGCCGATATCGCGGTTCGCCATAGGTTTGGCTTGAAACATATTATGACGGCGGCGGCGCCAAGAAAGGCTGACGCCCCGGCCCGACGGTCCGTACGCAGATTAATAAAACACCCCGCGATTATACCATTGGTCCGCGGAGTGTAAATAGCCGCTCAACTGAAAGCCAGTCGGCCTACAGTTCAAAAGGCAGCGTGAAACCGAAAGTCGAACCCAAACCCTTGCCCGGCGATTCGACTAGGATCTCGCCGCCGTGGGCCTGGATGATATTTTTGACGATGAAGAGCCCGATGCCGGAGCCGTCTTTGTTGACCTTGATACCGCTCGTGCCACGCTGGAACATCTCGAACAAACCGCGCTTGTCCGCGTCACTGAGTCCGGCCCCGCTGTCCTTGACGCGCACTTCGATGTGTTTGCTGGTAGCCGCAGCCGAAATCGTGATCCCGCCGGTCACGGTATATTTGACCGCGTTATCGATCAGGTTCATGAGCACATGGTAGATCTTGCCGCCGTCACAAACGATCATCGGCAGCGTCAATGGGACATCGACTTCCAGCATCAATTTCTTGGTGCCAGCGAGCGGCTTGATGCTGCTCACCGCCCGTTCGATGACCTCGCGCAGATTGGTTTCAGAACGGTAAAGTTCGAACTTGCCCAGTTCGATCTTCGTGGCGTCCAGGAACGTTTCAATGGTCTCAAGCAGCTGGTTCGCCGCGACCAAATTACTGACGATGATCGGACGCTGTGCCGCGGTGAGCTCGCCGAAATCGCCGCGGTTCAGCATATCCAGATAACCGCGGATGCCGGCGAGCGGCGCGCGGAACTGATGCGAGGCGATGGACACGAACCTGGTCTTGGAGCGATCCGCTTCGATGAGTTTGGCGTTCATCGCCGTCACCTGCTCGTTCAGGATCTGCAATTCGCGAACGTGGCGGATCTCCCGCATGATGGTCCGACTGGTCACGATCCCGTAAAAGATGAGCACGATCAGGGTCACCAGCCGCAGGGAAAAATCAACCGTTGACCGAGCCACCGCGATGTCGGCGATGACCACGAACAGCGCCACGATGACGAAGACCTCGATGCTCACGAGCCGCAGATCGACGAACAGGCGGTGGCGGATGATGCTGAGCGCGATGATGAATACGCCGATCATGAGCGCGACATTGCCGACCCAGAACGACTCGGCCAGCGTCGTCAGTTCGGAACCATACATCGCGACGAAAACGATATTGAAAGAGACGATGGTCCCGGCGACAATCGAAAGCAAATGCTTACGATCAAGTTCGGGCTGGCGGCGGCTGGCGGCGCCCAACAAAACGAGTCCCGCGATGGTCAAGATAACGAAATGAATCGCGAAGAATATCCGACCTGGACCGAAAACCGGCAAGCTCCAAGATTCGCCGGCGGACCGGACCAGGAACGGCGTATTGTAAGCGATCCAAAAAAGAACGGCGTTGGGCAAAAACAGCAGAAACTGTTTCCAGCCGCGGGGAATATCTTGCCGGACGTAGGAGTAAGCGAAGAAAAAATACAGCACCGGCAACAACGAACCGACAAAAAACAAAGTCCGGATCCAGAACAACACCTGATTCGGCTCGACGGACATGCGCCACAACACCAGGGAAAAGCTCCAGAACGACACAGCGATGAGCAACGAGCTCAGCGTCACGTTCCGAAAGTCGCCGCGCCGATCAAAATAGACCCACATGCCCAGACCGAAAGCCAGAGTCGCGGTCAGGATGGCGTTGTGTGTCAGAAAATAGGTCAGGAAACTCATGGCCGCGTTTTATGTTCCAGACAAATCATTGTCTGCTCCGTTGCAGACGCCGGATGCGACTGTCGGCAGCCGGACGGCAAAGATCGTGCCCTCGCCAGGAGCGGTCCGGTCCACCCAGATGTCGCCGCCCATGCCATGCAGGAACTTGGCGCAGATGAAAAGTCCGAGCCCCATGCTCATGCCCGACTGACGGATCGAGTTGGTCTGAGCCGGACGGAAAAACTTTTCGAACAGATGCTCCAAATCCTGGGGATTCATGCCGATGCCGGTATCCTCGATCCGAAGGACGGCGAAACCTTCGCCGCGATCAGGCTCCAGACTCACCTCGACATGGCCTTTCTGAGTATATTTGAGGGAGTTATCGATCAGGTTGACGATGATCTCGTGCAGCTTGTCCGGATCCGCAAAAACCTTGACCTTGCCGTCCGCAGACTGGCGGAAACGCAAATCCAAACCCTTATTCTTAGCCTCCAAGGAGAGCTCTTTGACAGCGTGATCAATGATCTCGACCGCGTCGACATCCTGGCAGAAGTAGGCCAGATTATCCCGCTCGATGCGCGTGACGTTGAGCAGATTATTGATCAGGTGGATCAGGCGCTCGTTCATCTCATAGAGCTGGTCGATCTTGTCCTGCACGGCGCCGCCGACCGCGCCGTAAGCGCCGTCTTTCATGAGCGACAGATAGCCTTTGATGACCGAGACCGGCGTCCGCAGCTGGTGCGAGGCGATCGAGATGAATTCGGACTTGGCTTCGGAGAGTTCGCTGAGGTGTTTGTTGGATTTCTCGAGTTCGACGGTCATCACTGACAGCAGTTCGTGGCGATGAACTTCGGCCACCACCGATTTGATGAGTAAAACGCCGAAAATTACCGAGATTACGAAGAGGACGCTCTGAAAAATAAAGTCCGAATCCGATGAGGCGATGAAAAGCCGTGAAAAATTCAACAGGACAAAAACGACCGTGAAGAACTCCGCCGCGATGACTTTGGTGTGGTCCACGCCATGTTTCACGACGGCATAAGAGGCCAAGATCACGAAGAGGGCGGAAGCGGCCGGTCCGATAACGCTGGCTTGGGAAAAATTAAAGAAAACCGGCAGGATCAAATTAGTGACCAGGCCCGATGACACCATCAGCGCGACGCCGATATAGATCAATACGATCTGTCTTTTGATGAGCGCGTCCTGACTCTTGCGGTAAGTCACCATCAAACGACGAGATGCCCAACCGAAACAAGCGACCATGTAACTCAGAAGAACCAAATACATCGGACCGGGCTGAAAATCGGTGCCCCAGGGCTTTAATTCAATAGAAAGGACATTTAATCTGGTGGGTACGAAAGGCAACATCAATATCACCGGCAATATATACAGTAACGCTCTGCGCAAACTCAGTTCTTTTGTTAAATTCGGAAAATAATACGTGAAGAGAAGAAAAAAGAACGAGAAAAAAAATGGTCCAATAAAGGCCAGTTGAGCCCAAAGAAGCGTGTCGGATGGCTTGCGCACTACGTCAGCCATCGAGGATGAAAAAACCCAGAAACTGACACTGACTGTTAGCAAAAAGAATGTCTGATTCAGCTCGTGTTGCCTATGCCGCCAAAAAATTATAACACCAAGAGCCAACACAAAGATCGATAACATGAAATTTATTGCCTGCGTAGGAGACAATAAAGTAGGTATCGCTTGTCCTATTGATGGTAACATGTTAGGGTTGCGTTGATTTAGACGTTCTTTGACTTCGCTAGGAGGCCGAACATGAGCAAAATGACCTGTGAAATGCTTTTTTCGATCACGGATGTGTCGCTCCAGCAGGAGTTATGGCGCGTCTATCTAGCCGCGTTCCAACCCAGCTCGGAACTTTGCATTCAAGAACAACTCTGTTACTCCGAGGAAAGCTTTCGCAGCGCCTTGACGGACCCGGATTACGTCAAATTCGTCGCCAAGGAAGATGGCCACGCCATCGGTCTGCACATGGGCACGAACAATTTGGAAAAAGCACGGGTCGCTTATGTCAACCCACGAAAACTGGAAGCGCAATTTCCTGAATTCGTGGGAAGAATCTACTACTTCACGATATTCGCGATCGAACCAAGCCGACAAGGTTCAGAGTGTGCCTCGCTTATCGTGACCAACGTAGGCCTCTTTATCGAGCAACATGACGCGATCGTGGCTTTCGATTACGCCTCGGAAAAGAACTCCCGACTGCCGCAGTTGATCATTCACGTGTTGGAGGTGGCGCATAGTCACAACCTCATCGCCTCGGATACTTTCACGGGTACACCGCTTGGCGGACAGTGCTACTACGCCATCCGTGTATCAAAATCGAAGAAATGAACTTATACGGAGACATCCTCGTCTCCGTATTTAATTATAGCATAATATCGACCCTCAAGCTACGTCTCTCGGGCTTAAATATGATTAGTGGCATAACAAAAAAGAGCGGAAGTCCCGCTCTCTGTTCGCTTATTCGCCGCAGATGATGATCCGCGGGAAAGAAAAGCCGTTATACGTCTTGTAGGAGTTGGTGTACGCTCCGGCCGTGTGAAAGATCACGCGGTCGCCGACTTCAAGGCGCGGCAGGCTGATATCCTTGGCGATGACATCAACGCTATCGCACGATGGCCCGACCAGCGTCACCGTTTCCGTCTTATCCGACGAGGCGGCGCCCAGACGCTCCAGGCGATACCAAAAAGCCTCGTAGGTTTCCATCAGACCGTTGAAGATGCCGACGTCGAGAAAGACAATGGTCTTCCCGTTGCGCTCGGCTCGGCCGATGACCGTGGTCAGAAGCGTGCCAGCATTCGCCACGAGAAAGCGTCCAGGCTCGATGATCAGCCGTTCCAATCCCGGCAGAAGCTCCTTCGCCATTTGGGCGACGACTGGTCCGATCTCGCTGACAGCCGGTTCTGTGCCGTCATACGCGGCCGGCAGGCCGCCGCCGATATCGAGCAGTCGCAGCTTCAGACCGCGTTGCTGCGCCTCGCGCCACACGTCGCGGCATCTGAGCAAGGCCGACCGCCAGTTGTCGATCCGCACGCATTGCGACCCGACATGGAAAGTCAGGCCCACCGGATCAAGACCGGCGGCCGCGGCAGCCGCGAGCAGGTCAGGGGCTTTTTCCGGCGACGCTCCGAACTTGCCGGAGAGCGGCCAGCCGCTGCCATGATTATCGACTTCCAGCCTCAGGTAGACCTGCGCGCCAGGCGCCAAAGCGCTGAGCTTGCGGATCTCGTCTTCCGAATCGAACGCGAACAGATCAACTCCCGCGCGGCGGGCAGCCGCCAATTGCTGCGGGATCTTGACCGGATTCGAAAAAGCGATCTTTTCCGGACCGACTCCCAGCGACAGCACGCGGCGGATCTCTCCCAACGATGCCACGTCGAAACCGGAGCCCAGGCGGGCGAGAGTCCGCAGCACGCGGACGTCATCATTGGCCTTGACCGAGAAAAACACTTCGAAAGACGAGCCGAAAGACCGGCGCAGCGCCTCGTAATTGCGGACGATCGCATCCAGATCCAGGAACAACGCCGGCGTCCGGCGTCGCTTGTCCGTCAGACGGTCCGCGAACGCGACTTCTCTGCGGCTTGTCCTCTTTTTTCTTGTGGTCATGACACCCTCCAAATTTGGAAAAGAACAGGCTCCGCAATCTGCAGAGTAGGTCAACGTAACCCACTCGCTTTAAGCTGTCAATTAAGATGATTTCCCGCGCTTTTCATCTTCCGCCGCGCCTTGATGATCAATAATGCAGCCATTTTCAATGGTCCGGCGCGCGGCCCCGCTGACCGATGAATCGGGAGCTAAAACAAGCCTGATTATTCGGATGACGCGGCAAGGAGCCGGCAGACCGCCGCCGACCGGATCGCTGTAATTGAAGCCTTTTAAAAGATAATAAAACCCCCTCGGACCGAGGGGGGGGGTAAGGTCGGGATGCGGATCAGTCGCATCACCCGCATTCGGAGAGCCAATCGTCGAGCGTCATCTGCCGCAGGCGTCTGAGGCCGTCGCGCGGCCAGGCGTTTCCGGCCAACCGCAGATACGGCGCGGCCACGAGAGCGCAGCCGACCTCGCCGGCAGCGACATCGATATCGGCGCAGGCCACGTAAATGCTGGCGCAGCGCAAACCTTGGTTCGCGGCGACCGCAAGCACGCTCGCGGCCATCGAACCAGTGATCTGACCGCGCTGGGCGGCGAGATCGCCGCCGCAGGCGAAAGAGCCGACATCCTCCATGAAGATGCAGGCCGACCAGGCCCGATCCTCGACGATGCCGAGGCCGAAAGCGGCGAAACACCGAGCCGGACCAGCGATGGTCGTAGACTTGTAGGCCGCGGGGCACAGGGAGCCGGGCAGGATCCGGAATCTCGAATCCGTGGCCGTACCGAGCAGGGCTTTCGAAGCCTCGATGAGCGGCGCGGCGTCGTAGACCGGCACCAGATGCCCGGAAGCGTCAGGCTGGTCCAGAAGCTTGCGATCGAGATCGGCAACACGGGCCAGATCGTAGCCCCAGATGAGGCCGCCCGGACCACAAAAGGACGAGACCTGGATGAGGTTGGTCTGACCAAGATAGGCCGCAGCTGTCTCCGCCATGTCAAAAGCGTGAATGCCGTCGAGCAGCTTCGAACCGTCGTGGCCGAAACGCTGCGGCACCTTGGCGGCGGCAGCGTTCACCGCGACAATGTAGCGGCTGGGATCAAGCGCGCCTTCGCAGAAATCCGCGAGCGAGCTCTTGAGATCGGCAGTATGCGCTCTGATGCTTCTCATGGTGACCTCCGTCTTGTGAAAGATCGCCCACAACAAAAACGCGGGGTGTCATAATTTATCCCGCGTCCGGACTACTGTCAATCAATATTTTTCAGATCCTACATCTCGCGCGGCGCCTTGATGCCCAGGATCCGCAAACCATTCTCGATCGTCAGACACGCGGCCTCGATGACGAGCAGGCGATGCTCGCGCTCGGCCGCGGACGCAGCCGCGATCACCGGCACGTCGCGGTAGTAATCATTGGCCGCCTGGGCCAGGTCGAACAAGTATTGCGCGAGGATGGACGGTTTGAAAGCCGCGGCAGCGCCAGCGACGATCTCCGGATACTCGGCGATCCGCGCAACGAGTGCGTTCTCATTCTCCTCAGCGGCGCCAAACTTCGTCGCGGCCGGCACGCCCCCTTTGTCCCCCGCAGCTTTAGCGTAGGGGGAAGCCTTGGCGATGATCGACGAGAGCCGGGCGTGCGCGTACTGGATGTACGGCCCAGTGAAACCATCGAACGCGAGCGCAGCCTCGATGTCGAAAACGATCGGCTTGTCCGGATCCTGTTTCAACATGCCGAATTTCATCGCCCCTTCGGCCACGAGCCAAGCCGTCTCTTTGATCCTGCTTTCAGACCAGTCCGGCTGTTTCTGGCGCGTCTCCCCAGCGACCCGACTCGCGAGTTCATCGCGAAAATCTTCGTAAGCAATGATGTTGCCTTTGCGCGACGACATCGCCCCCTCTTTCAGGGTCACGAACTCATACGCCAGATGCGTGGTCTTCAATTTATCGAAACCCATGAGTTCCAAGGTCTTGAAGAACTGTTTGAAATACAAGGATTGCCGCGAATCCACGACATGGATGCTGCGGCTGACGTTCTGATATTCGCTGAACTTCAACTGGGCAAGCGCCAATTCCTTGGTCGCATACAGCGAACTGCCGTCACCTTTGAGCGCCAGAAAAATGCCGAGGCTGTACTTCTCCAGATTCACGATGATCGCTTCCCGTTCGCCGATTTCGGCCAGTCCCTTCGCCAGAAGTTCCCGTACTAATTTCTTGCCCGGCTCCTCGACTTCGGATTCGTAGTAGGCGCGTTCGATCTCGACGCCGAGCTCGGCGAAGATCTCCTTGAACTCGACCAAGCTCCACTCCCGCGTCTCGCGCCACAGCGCGTCCCACTCGGGTTCGCGGGCTTCGAGCCGCCGCTGCACGTCGGCGATCTCCTCTTTCAGCTTCTCGTCCTCGTCAACGCGGCGCGTCGCCTCGGCATAGATCTGTCCGAGGAACTTGCCGCGATTGAGTTCCGGCGACTGCCGGTATTTTTCCATCTCGTCGGCATGGAATTTCTTCAGGCACCACAGACACTTCGCCACGTGCGAGCCGATGTCACCCATGTAACTAACGGGGATGACCTCCTGGCCGGCGGCGCGGCCCAGATTCACGACCGCGATGCCGAGACAGATGTTGCGCAGATGACCGACGTGGAATTCCTTGTGCGTGTTCGGCTGGGCGTACTCGATCATCACGCGTTCGCCGGTCGCGGCGCGCGTGCCGTATCCGTCCCGGGCCGAGAGCACCTCGCCGATGACCGCGGCGGAATACGCCGACCGGTCCAGATCGAAATTCAGGTACGGACCAAGGGCGCGGACCGCGGCGATGAAACCGCCGGTCTTGTAGCCGGAGGCCAGCTCCTGCGCCACGGCAGCCGGATTTTTCTTCAGGAGTTTGGAGGCGCCGAAACAACCGAACGCCAAGTCCCCCATCTCGGGCTTCGGCGGCCGGACCAGGTCGGTCGCGGACACAGCCAAATCAGGCGGTAATAAACCGCTCAACTGAGCGAGAATCTCTTTTTTGATCGTCTCGAGAGTAGTCATCTCAGATCTTCGGCCAAAGATTTTTCAGCACCAGTTTCACGAAATGACGTTTGCCTTTCTGGATGATGATCGCTTCCTTCTGGACGGCGATTTCAGAGTTCACATCCTTTACGACCTTGTCATCGACTTTGACGCCGCCCTGCTCGATGGCCCGACGAGCTTCGCTCTTCGATGCGACCATCATCGCCTCGATCAGCAGATCAACGAGTTTGTAAGCGCCCGCATCAACAGCCAGAACTTTGATATCATCCGGCACTTCCTTGTTCTTGAAGGTCTTGATGAAAGCCTCCTCCGCGGCCTCCGCGGCGTCAGCCGAGTGGTAGAAAGCGATGATCTCTTTGGCGAGCCGCGCCTTGGCGTCGCGCGGATTCATCTTCCCGGCGGCGCAAGCTTTTTTCATTTCAGCGACCTCTTCGAGCGGCACGTCGGTAGTCAGATTGAAATAATCCCACAGCGCGGCGTCGGGAATGGACATGGTCTTGCCGAACATCTGTTCGGGAGTCTCGGAAACGCCGATATAATTGCCGAGCGACTTGGACATCTTGTTCGTCCCGTCGATCCCGACGAGGATCGGGCCCAGGAACATGGCGTCCTGTTCCGGCTTGCCGAGCTTGCGCTGCAGATCGCGGCCGGCGAGGATGTTGAACCGCTGATCGGTGCCGCCGATCTCGACATCAGCCTCGACCATGATGGAGTCGTAGGCCTGCATCATCGGATACAAAAGTTCGTGCAGATGGATGTCCGAACCAGCGGCCAGGCGTTTGGCGAAATCGTCGCGTTCGATCATACGGGCGACGGTGAACTTAGCCGCGAGCTGGATGATGTCGTTGAAATTCAGTTTGGCGAACCACTCGCCATTGCGGCGCACTTCGACCTTGTCGAGATCGAGGATCTTGG containing:
- a CDS encoding polymer-forming cytoskeletal protein, producing the protein MANRDIGNEAETVIAASVKVEGEFVSQGNVLIEGVVEGSLKTEKNLRVGERARINADVSAASATVAGEVRGNIVVAEKLELEATAHIYGDVRAKVLTVAAGAQVNGRVAMGQETGKNENQAKPQFKLAEKPEEKVKLPAI
- a CDS encoding ATP-binding protein, with the protein product MSFLTYFLTHNAILTATLAFGLGMWVYFDRRGDFRNVTLSSLLIAVSFWSFSLVLWRMSVEPNQVLFWIRTLFFVGSLLPVLYFFFAYSYVRQDIPRGWKQFLLFLPNAVLFWIAYNTPFLVRSAGESWSLPVFGPGRIFFAIHFVILTIAGLVLLGAASRRQPELDRKHLLSIVAGTIVSFNIVFVAMYGSELTTLAESFWVGNVALMIGVFIIALSIIRHRLFVDLRLVSIEVFVIVALFVVIADIAVARSTVDFSLRLVTLIVLIFYGIVTSRTIMREIRHVRELQILNEQVTAMNAKLIEADRSKTRFVSIASHQFRAPLAGIRGYLDMLNRGDFGELTAAQRPIIVSNLVAANQLLETIETFLDATKIELGKFELYRSETNLREVIERAVSSIKPLAGTKKLMLEVDVPLTLPMIVCDGGKIYHVLMNLIDNAVKYTVTGGITISAAATSKHIEVRVKDSGAGLSDADKRGLFEMFQRGTSGIKVNKDGSGIGLFIVKNIIQAHGGEILVESPGKGLGSTFGFTLPFEL
- a CDS encoding ATP-binding protein, with translation MLPSIGQAIPTLLSPTQAINFMLSIFVLALGVIIFWRHRQHELNQTFFLLTVSVSFWVFSSSMADVVRKPSDTLLWAQLAFIGPFFFSFFFLLFTYYFPNLTKELSLRRALLYILPVILMLPFVPTRLNVLSIELKPWGTDFQPGPMYLVLLSYMVACFGWASRRLMVTYRKSQDALIKRQIVLIYIGVALMVSSGLVTNLILPVFFNFSQASVIGPAASALFVILASYAVVKHGVDHTKVIAAEFFTVVFVLLNFSRLFIASSDSDFIFQSVLFVISVIFGVLLIKSVVAEVHRHELLSVMTVELEKSNKHLSELSEAKSEFISIASHQLRTPVSVIKGYLSLMKDGAYGAVGGAVQDKIDQLYEMNERLIHLINNLLNVTRIERDNLAYFCQDVDAVEIIDHAVKELSLEAKNKGLDLRFRQSADGKVKVFADPDKLHEIIVNLIDNSLKYTQKGHVEVSLEPDRGEGFAVLRIEDTGIGMNPQDLEHLFEKFFRPAQTNSIRQSGMSMGLGLFICAKFLHGMGGDIWVDRTAPGEGTIFAVRLPTVASGVCNGADNDLSGT
- a CDS encoding type III PLP-dependent enzyme; amino-acid sequence: MTTRKKRTSRREVAFADRLTDKRRRTPALFLDLDAIVRNYEALRRSFGSSFEVFFSVKANDDVRVLRTLARLGSGFDVASLGEIRRVLSLGVGPEKIAFSNPVKIPQQLAAARRAGVDLFAFDSEDEIRKLSALAPGAQVYLRLEVDNHGSGWPLSGKFGASPEKAPDLLAAAAAAGLDPVGLTFHVGSQCVRIDNWRSALLRCRDVWREAQQRGLKLRLLDIGGGLPAAYDGTEPAVSEIGPVVAQMAKELLPGLERLIIEPGRFLVANAGTLLTTVIGRAERNGKTIVFLDVGIFNGLMETYEAFWYRLERLGAASSDKTETVTLVGPSCDSVDVIAKDISLPRLEVGDRVIFHTAGAYTNSYKTYNGFSFPRIIICGE
- a CDS encoding histidine decarboxylase, pyruvoyl type produces the protein MRSIRAHTADLKSSLADFCEGALDPSRYIVAVNAAAAKVPQRFGHDGSKLLDGIHAFDMAETAAAYLGQTNLIQVSSFCGPGGLIWGYDLARVADLDRKLLDQPDASGHLVPVYDAAPLIEASKALLGTATDSRFRILPGSLCPAAYKSTTIAGPARCFAAFGLGIVEDRAWSACIFMEDVGSFACGGDLAAQRGQITGSMAASVLAVAANQGLRCASIYVACADIDVAAGEVGCALVAAPYLRLAGNAWPRDGLRRLRQMTLDDWLSECG
- the argS gene encoding arginine--tRNA ligase, coding for MTTLETIKKEILAQLSGLLPPDLAVSATDLVRPPKPEMGDLAFGCFGASKLLKKNPAAVAQELASGYKTGGFIAAVRALGPYLNFDLDRSAYSAAVIGEVLSARDGYGTRAATGERVMIEYAQPNTHKEFHVGHLRNICLGIAVVNLGRAAGQEVIPVSYMGDIGSHVAKCLWCLKKFHADEMEKYRQSPELNRGKFLGQIYAEATRRVDEDEKLKEEIADVQRRLEAREPEWDALWRETREWSLVEFKEIFAELGVEIERAYYESEVEEPGKKLVRELLAKGLAEIGEREAIIVNLEKYSLGIFLALKGDGSSLYATKELALAQLKFSEYQNVSRSIHVVDSRQSLYFKQFFKTLELMGFDKLKTTHLAYEFVTLKEGAMSSRKGNIIAYEDFRDELASRVAGETRQKQPDWSESRIKETAWLVAEGAMKFGMLKQDPDKPIVFDIEAALAFDGFTGPYIQYAHARLSSIIAKASPYAKAAGDKGGVPAATKFGAAEENENALVARIAEYPEIVAGAAAAFKPSILAQYLFDLAQAANDYYRDVPVIAAASAAEREHRLLVIEAACLTIENGLRILGIKAPREM
- the tyrS gene encoding tyrosine--tRNA ligase; protein product: MVAKIITDKARIESLLRRRVAEVVVEASLRQKLASGRQLRVKLGVDPTAPDLHLGHAVALKKLREFQELGHQVVLIIGDYTTRVGDPTGKSKTRPMLSEADIEANAKTYLDQAAKILDLDKVEVRRNGEWFAKLNFNDIIQLAAKFTVARMIERDDFAKRLAAGSDIHLHELLYPMMQAYDSIMVEADVEIGGTDQRFNILAGRDLQRKLGKPEQDAMFLGPILVGIDGTNKMSKSLGNYIGVSETPEQMFGKTMSIPDAALWDYFNLTTDVPLEEVAEMKKACAAGKMNPRDAKARLAKEIIAFYHSADAAEAAEEAFIKTFKNKEVPDDIKVLAVDAGAYKLVDLLIEAMMVASKSEARRAIEQGGVKVDDKVVKDVNSEIAVQKEAIIIQKGKRHFVKLVLKNLWPKI